Within Micromonospora parathelypteridis, the genomic segment GTCGGTCAGGGTTGCGCCCGCAGGAATGTCGAACTTGGCGAGCCTGCGGTAGATCTGTCCGGCCGGACCGCCCGGAAAGTACCCCGGATCGGTGAGCGAGCGCCTGTCCTGGCCGGTGTCGAACAGCACCAGCCCCTTGTCGTGCTCGATCACGTACACGTTGATCGGGAGTGGTTCGGTCCACCGGCGCGACGTGTTGAGCCACCACAGCAGCGGGGTGCCGTTCGTTTCGCGGTGCTCGGGGCGGATCTGGACGGTGCCGGTGCTGACGACCGTAACCCGCTTGATCGGCTTCATCGTACTCCTTAGGTGTCGTGACATGTATGTCGCGACATGGATTAGACGCCGAAGCGACTCCCCCTGTCAAGAACCGAGGACTAGATTGTTGATCATGACGAACGAACGATGGACGCTCGGCGAAGACCTCGCCGTCAACCGGCTCGGGTACGGCACCATGAAACTCACCGGCTGGCCACGGGGTGAGGCACCTGCCCGGGACACCGCCATGGCGATCCTGCGTCGCGCCGTGGACCTTGGCGTGAACCACCTCGACACGTCCAACTACTACGCACGCGACGGCGTGTCCGCGAACGAACTCATCCGCACCGCACTGCACCCGTACCCCGATGATCTCGTCATCGTGACCAAGGTCGGTGCGTTGGTCGAGGGGCCCGACATCACGCTGCCACCCACCGAGCAGCGCGGACTCACTCCCGATGGCCTCCGCCGCGGCATCGAGGCCAACCTGCGCTCCCTCGGCGTGGACCGGCTGGACGTGGTGAACCTCCGCATGGGCGATCGCGGACACACCGACGCGCCGCTCGAAGGCGCGCTGGAAACCCTCATGTCCCTGCGTGCGGAAGGCCTCGTCCGCCACATCGGGGTCTCCAACGTCTCGCCCGAGCAGGTCGACCGGGCACGCGCCGTCGCCGAGATCGTGTGCGTGCAGAACCTCTACAACATCGCCGCCCGCGACGACGATCCACTCGTCGACACCTGCGCCGAGGCCGGTATCGCCTACGTCCCGTTCTTCCCCGTCGGCGGGTTCCAACCGCTCACCGCCGAGCACCTGAGCGCCGTCGCCAGCCGGCACGACATCACCGTGCCGCAGGTGGCTCTGGCTTGGCTGCTGGCCCGCTCACCGAACATCGTGCTCATCCCCGGCACCAGCTCCCTGGCACACCTGGAACAGAACATCGCCGCCGCCCAGGTGCGGCTGACAGAAGACGACCTCGCCCTGCTCGATGCCGCGCGGTGAGCGGCAGCCGATTGAGTACGACCGCGCGGGATCGCGGATGGAACGCCTGCGCTACGCCGGCAATGCCGCGACCGTGGCCGCGACGAAGCCGTCGGGGTTGTCCAGCATGATGTTGTGGCCGCTGTCGGGTACGGAGATCACCCGCACGCCGGCGTCGGTCAGGGCCTGCGCACCGATCGGTTCGTTGCCGGCCGGGTGGAGGTAGGTGCGCGGCACGGGCAGTTCGAGCAGCAGTTCCCGCATGGTGGGGGTGGTGCCGCGGCCGAGGTGTGCCGCCGTGCGGTAGAGCGCCTCCGGACCGGCCAGTCGCATCGTCGCCGCCCAGGCCGGGCCGACCCGGGTGAGCGTCTCGGACCGGCCGCCGCCGTGTACGAACTGCTCCTCCGTGTAGCGGGCACCGATGCCGACGCCCGGAGGCTGCGGGTCGAGGGTGGCGTCGACGAGAACCAGTGCCGAGACAAGGTGCGGATGGCGGGCGGCCAGGACGACGGCGACGGCGCCGCCCATGCTGTGTGCGATCACCTCTGCGGCGCTGACCCCGGCTGCGGTCAACGCGGTGGCGGTGAGGTCGGCGTGCTCCTCCAGGGTGTACGAGGCGTCGGCCGGCCGGTCGCTGATGCCGTGCCCGAGCAGATCCATCAGCAGACTGCGCCGTCCGGCCAGGGCGGGGTTGGCGGCCACCGCCGCGTAGTACGTCGGCGAGGAGGCGCCGAGTCCGTGCAGGTAGACCCGTGTGGGTTCGGCGCCGGGGAGTTCCACCCAGCGGATCGTCGTGCCATCCGGTCGGACCTGGGCGCCACGCATCACATACCTCCCGACTGATACCTCGTGTTCGAGGTATTCCGTTGCCGAGGTAAGTTAGCACGGTGTTGGAGTTCGCGATATTGGGCTTCCTGGCCGACGCCCCGCTGCACGGGTACGAGCTACGCAAACGCGCGGCTGCACTCACCGGCCACGTCCGGCCGATCGCGGACGGGACGCTGTACCCGACGATCAAGCGCCTGGAGCGTGCGGGTCTGCTTCGCCGGGACGTGCAGGCTGGCCAGGTGGCGGCACCACGGCACGTACTGATCCTGAGCCCGGCCGGACAGGCCGAGTTGTTGCGTCAGCTCCGCACACCCGACGAACTCTTCATCACCGACGAGAACCGCTGGTTCACGCTGCTGGCGTTCCTGCGCCACCTCGACGATCCCGCAGCCCAGGCGGCCGTCCTGCGCCGCCGGCTCGATTTCCTCACCCAGCCGGCGAGCTTCTTCTGGGACGGCGATCGACCGCTGCGCGCTGACGACTTTCCCCACGACCCTTTTCGCCAAGGGTTGTTCCGCATCGCCACCGCCACCAGCCGCACCGAGATTGCCTGGTTGCGAGAAATGCTGACATCACTCCCGCGATGACAACCGGCAGCCAAAGGGCCGGTCTCCCCCTGGCGGGAAACCGGCCCTTGGCCTGCTGGGCGCTCGGAGCGACTCGAACCACTGTCCCCTGATCGTTCGCGTCTGCTCGGGAGGCCACCCAGCAGCAGCGAGGCTTGTCAGGCGGTGAGCTTGCCAGCGATCTTGACGACCCGCTGAGCCATGTGGTCGAGGGCGTTGAGCTGGGCGTCGCCCAGCGGAGCGTCGTTGCTTCCGCCGGTGACGTGCGAGACGCCGTACGGGTTGCCGTCGCCGAACTTCAGCGGGTCGGTGTACCCGGGGGCGACGACCAGACCGCCGAAGTGGTGGATCGTGTTGTAAAGCGCCAGGAGCGTCGACTCCTGACCGCCGTGGGCGGTCATGGATGCGGTGAAGCCGGCGTACACCTTGTCGGCCAGCAGCCCCTGCCCCCACTGCGGGCCGAGGGTGTCGATGAACTGCTTGAGCTGGCTGGAGACGTTGCCGTAACGGGTGGGGGTGCCGAACAGCACCGCGTCGGCCCAGACGACGTCGTCGGCGGCCGCCTTCGCCTCGGTCTTCGTGGCGTCGAAGTGCTGGCTCCAGGCGGCGTTGGAGGCGATGGCCTCCTCGGGGGCAAGCTCCGGAACCTGGCGCAGCCGCACCTCGGCGCCGGCCTTCTCGCCAGCCTCGGCGAGCCGCTTGGCCATCGCGTGGACCGTACCGGTCGAGGAGTAGTAGATGACGGAGAGCTTGGTCATCGAAGGAACCCTTTCGGCAAAGTATTTGCTAGTGATAAATTTGCTGCAGCAACAACTTGACTGTAGCAGCGGCAGCGAGGCGGTCGCCACCTGGCCTGAGCAGGCCGTCCGAGTGCCGCAGCAGGAACCGCGCACAGCGAAGGCCGCACCGGGCAGGTGCCCGATGCGGCCTTCGGTGCTCAGGCTCGACGCGCCTGACTACTTACGCGTCGTACGCCGTCCAGTCCTCGACCGGCGTGAGTGGCACTGGCGCGGGCCGCTCCACCACCGTCGTCAGCTCGATCCGCCGGCCTTCGGCCACCGACTGGAGCAGGGTGGTCATCGTTTCGAGCACGTGCAGCGCGACGCCGCCGCCAGCGCGCGGCGGACGCTGACCCTCGGCCCTGACAAGATCGATCAGACCGACGCCTCGGGCACCCTCGGCGTAACCGGCCCGCGGTTCCAGAACGCGCCATTCGGTACCACCGAGCGCGAAGAGGCGGACCTCACCGTCAAAACGGTTCGGATCGGGTACGGCGAGCGTGCCGGTCTCCCCGTGCACCTCGATCGGCGCGGCCGTCGTCGCGACGCCGTCGAAGCTCGTCGTGATGGTGGAGAGAGCACCGTTGGCGTGCTCGAGCACCCCGGTCACGTGGGTGTCCACCCCCACCGGGATCCGCTCGCCGGTACGCGGGCCCGAGCCGATGACGCGCTCGGCGCGCAGACGGCCGGCGGCTCCGCTCACCGCGCGAACCGGCCCGAGCAGGTGGATCAGCGCCGAGATGTAGTACGGCCCCATGTCCAGCAACGGACCGCCGCCCGGGGCGTAGTAGAAGTCGGGGTTGGGATGCCAGCGCTCGTGCCCCGGCGTGACCATGACGGCCGACGCGGACATCGGGCGTCCGATGAGCCCACCGTCGATCGCCGCCCGCGCCGTCTGCGTACCCGTTCCCAGAACGGTGTCCGGCGCGCACCCGACGCGGACGCCGGCCGACGCGGCCCGTTCGATGATCGAGCGACCGTCCGGGAACGTCACGGCGAGTGGCTTCTCGACATACACGTTCTTGCCCGCGTCGATCGCGGCGAGCGAGATATCGGCGTGCGCCGCGGGGATCGTCAGGTTGAGCACCGTCTGCACGTCCGGGCGGGCGAGCAGGCGCTCGACGCTCATCGCCTCGGCGCCGGGAATCGTGGCCGCGACCGCGGCCGACCGGGCTGCGTCGAGGTCGGCCAGCGCGACGATGTTCACCGCGGGGTGGTTCGCGAGCGTGTCCAGGTACGCGCGGGAGATGACCCCGAGACCTACGACGCCGACGCGGTGCGGGTCGCCCACACCATCCCCCTCTCGATGACGGTACGGACGTCCGCGTGCTCCAGCACGTCAGGGCTGTGCCCCGGGGTCGTCACGACGATGCGCCCGGCACCCCAGAGCCGGGTCCAGATCGCCGGCGAGGTGACCGGCCGGTGCCAGGGATGCCACGCCTGCGTTGGGTGGGTGGTGACGGCCAGTACGTCGATCAGGTCGTCGTGCAGCACCCAGTACTGCTCGGTGACCAGGTCGAAGTCCTCGATCCCCGCAGTGATCGGATGCTCGCGGCCGAGGTCGGTGATGCGCACCGTGTGCGGCAGGAAGTTGTCCTCCGCGCCACCGTGACGCTCGCACGGCTCCTTACCCGGGTGGGTCGCGAACTGGCCGCCCACCAGATGCAGGTACTCGGATGACGCGCGGAACGAGTCGACGATGCCGCCGTGCCAGCCGGTGAAGCCCGTACCGGCGATGACCGCCGCGCTGAGGCCCGCCGACTGGTCCGAGGTGATCTGCGACATCGTCACGCACTGCACCACGAGGTCGGTGGCGGCCATCTCGGCCGCATCGGCGTAGATCTCCGTCGACTCCTCAACCCGTACGGCATAGCCGCTGCGTTCGAGGAAGGGGATGAACAACTCTGTCGCCTTGACCGGCTGGTGCCCCTCCCAGCCACCCCGAACAACCAGTGCTCTCCGCTGCGCCACGCTCGCTCCCTCCCACGGTCCGTCACCACCGGGCCGGGTGCTCCCGCCCTGGCGACGTGCCGCCGATGCCCGTGCTCGTCGAGCACCGAAACCGTACTCGTAGATGCCGTCCGTGATCCACATCGATCCCCTACGCTCGGGAGCCAACGTCGCTGGTTCGCGGTGGAGGAGGCCTTGCGCTTGCGATTCGACCATCGTGACACCGAGACAGACGCGAGCATCGTCGACCGCGTGTGGCGGACCAGCAGCGACGTGGAAGAAACGATGACGTCCGCAGCACGCACGTGCAGCCAACTGATACTCACCCGCATGCAGGGACATCTGTTTGCCAGCCTGCGCGGGCCGGAGACCAGGGCGACTACTGCGCCGGTCCCACCGAACGCCGAGTTCCTCGGGATCCGGCTCACGCTCGGCACCGTTCTTCGGCCGCACCCCGCAGCATCAATCGTCGACGGGTACGTGCCCTTCCCGGTGACGGACTCGGGCCGGATAGTCATCGGCGGCGAGGACTGGGAAGCGCCGACGTACGAGAACGCCGAGCAGTTCGTCCGGCGCCTGCGGCACGCTGGTCTGCTGGTGCGATCACGCCTGAGAGTCGAGGAGCACCTCGCCGGGCACCCCGAGGGCCATCCGTCCCAACGAACCCTTCAGCGGCAGTACCGCGCGGTTACCGGCCTCTCGCAGACCGCCGTGACGCAGATCGACCGCGTGAACGCCGCGGCCACGATGCTGCGCGATGGGCTCGACTGGCGCGTGGTCGTCGAGGCGCTGGGGTACTTCGACCAAGCTCACCTGGCACATGCGCTGCGGCGCTACGTCGGGCGCACCGCGCGGGGGCTGCGCGCGGGCGACGAGGCATCGATGTCGTTTCTGTACAAGATCGGCCCGCGACCAGGCAGCTAACCTCCGTCTGCCGGCCGCCCCGGCGACTGTCCCCGTTCCGGAATTCGGAGGAGAACCGTGCTGCTCAGCGTCAACGTCTTCGTCAGCCTCGACGGAATCATGCAAGGACCGGGAGCTCCCGACGAGGACCGCTCGGGCGGCTTCGACCGCGGCGGGTGGCTCGTCCCGCACGCATCCGTGCACACCAACGAGGTCGTCGAGGGCTGGTTCCGTGAGGCGGACGCGTTCCTCTTCGGCCGCACGAGCTACGGCCTGCTCGGCGGGTACTGGACAAAGGTCACCGCGCCTGGCGACCTGATCGCCACCAAGCTGAACACGCTGCCGAAGTATGTCGTCAGCAAGACGCTGACGGACCAGGAGGCAGACTGGAGCCCGACGACGGTCCTCCGCACTGACATCGTGGACGACGTGCGCCGACTCAAGGAGCTTCCCGGCAAGGAGCTTCAGGTTCACGGCAGCTGGAAGCTCGTGCAGGCGCTGCACCAGGCTGGACTTGTCGACCTCTACCGGCTGCTCCAGTACCCGGTCGTCGTCGGAACCGGAAAGCGCCTGTTCCCGGACGGATCGACGTTCGCGACATTCGCAGCCTCCGACGGGAGCGCGCGCGAGCTGCCCGGCGGCGTTGTCTCGCTGACTCTGACCCCCACGACCCTCGGTGTGATCTCTGCGGGCGCGTACACCGTGGAGAGGGGGCGCTCGACGACAGTCCTCGACTGACACCGATGGCTTGCCTTCATCTCGGCACATCCCTCTGGTGCAAGTCAGGACCGAGCCGGCGGCGCGAGCATCCGCTCCACGGAATCGAGTTGGGACCAGGCGAGCGAGTCATACCCGTCCTCCTCGCTCATCCGGCGTAGCTCCGCGAGGGCGTGCGCATCCCCTCGCAGGGCCAGGCCGCTCGCCGCGTAGACCCGGACCTCTTTGTCGTCGCCGCTCATCAGATCGGCGAGCAGCTCTCGCAGTGCGGGCACGTCGATCGCGGAATAGATGAACTCCGCCGTCGTCACCGCGCGGACCGTCCGGTCCGGGTCCTGGGCGAGGCTCAGCATCGCCTCCAGGACGTGACGTGGTGGGTCGTCGGCGGGGCCACCGACGCCATTGAGCAGGTCCGCAGCCACGCGGCTGCGCACCTGGGGGCGATGGTCCAGGACGAACGGTAGAAACTCGTAGAGGATCGCGCCGATCTCGCTGAAGCCTGCGTAGGCACCGAGCACGCTGCACAGCGTCTCGGTGTCCGTCTCGACCGCCATTCGATCCCGCAGCACCACCAGTGCATCGGCGGCGTACGGCGCGTCCGCGGCCTCCCCGTCCAGCGTGCAGAAGTGCAGCAGTTCCGCGGCGAAGCCGCGCGCCGCCGCCTCCGGGTCGGCGAGCCGCCCGGCTGCCCACCGGAAGGTCTCCTCCACCGGGTACCGGGTCATGACGGCGTGCCGCGACGCCTGCCAGTCGTACGAATCCGGGTCCGCCGACCACAGGGCACGCCCCAGCAGTTCGTCGCGTGAGACGGGGAGGTCCAGCCACCTTTCGAGGGCGGTGACGACGGCCCGGTGCTCGGCAAGGACCTCCGCTCGTCGGCCGTCGGCGGCGGTCAGGCGGATCCGCAGCGCTCGGGGCGAGTATTCGTCCACGCTGAGGTAATCCCGAGTCACCGTGACGGCGTCGTCGTCCACCGCCCCCGACCGGCGGCGCAGCTCAGCCTCCGGGTCGACATCGAGCCAGGCCCGAGCTGCGTCGAGCGCAGTCCGCAGTGTGGCCTCCGGGACCGGGTGACACGACAGGAGATGTGCCAACAGGCTGCTGGCCCCGTGCTCGGCCGCCCAGACCACTGGGTCGACGTCGCCCCAGGGTCCGGAGGGCACGGCTTCACCGTGCGCGTACAGCAGTTGCGTGAGCCCCGGGCCACCCCAGCGGGCAATCTCGCCGGCCACCGCACGGCCCTCGTCCTGCCACTGCGCCTCAACCGGCAGCGCGTTCAGATGTTGGCGTGCAGCGGAGAGGTCACCGTTCCGGACAGCATCGATCACCTTTTGCTCCACCCGGCCATTCTGCTCCCGCTGCAAGGCCCAGTTCCCAACCGGCTCCCCCAAACCAGGCTCGAACCCAAACCGACATGCACCGCGACGAACTGGAACCAGCTCCGAAGGCAGATCGGCTGTGGCTATGGCGAAGTCGGGCTGGGGCTGAGGCCCGTGACGGTTCGAGAAACCTCGCGGATCAGATCGAGCGGTTCTTCGGTCCAGTGGGAGGCGAGCACGAGCTCACGGGCCGGATCGACCCACAGCAGGTGTCGTCCGCCGTTGCCGCGGGCGCTGCGGCCGGTCGCCGGGGCACCGGGCCACGGCACCTGCTCATCATTGAGCCACCACAGATAGCCGTATTCACGTTTGACCGGGCATGGAGCCCATGACTGATCAATCCAGTCGTCGCTCAGCAGGCGGGTCCCGGCATAGGTCCCTCGGTTCAGGAAGAGCTGCCCGATCAGGGCCAGATCCCTGGCAGGGACAACAAGGCCCCCACCCCAGTGCGCGCCGCCGGAAACCACCTCGACCCGGTGGCCGTCGATGTCGACGGCGCTCGTCCGGTACCCGTGCCACGACCACCGGTCCGAGCCACCCAGAGGGACCATGACCCGTTCCCGCAGCACGTCCGGTAGCGACCTACGAAACAGAAGCGTCAGCGCGTAGGTGAGCAGGTTCATCCGCACGTCGTTGTACGCCCACCCCTCTCCCGGCGGCGTGCCGTGCACCTCTGTCCTTTCGCGGAAGCTCTGCGCGTCCACGCTCGTCGGCTTGCCCCACAGCTCGCCCTCCCACTGACTCGACTGCTGCAGCAGATGCCGCCAGGTGATTCGCTCGTTGTGCGGCCCGTGGAATTCGGGAACGTCAACGACCTGGTGTACCGGTTGGTCCGGCACCAGCAGCCCGTCGTCGAAGGCCAGGCCAGCCACGACCGACACGACCGACTTGGTAACGCTGAACGCCATCTCAGGGACGGCCGGATCGCCCCAGGCCGAGACCTCGCGACCCCCCACCCGGACAACACCACTGGCCCCGCTGGCGGCAAGCAGCGGGCCGACAACCTCTCGATGACTCGTGTCGGAGACCTGTGCTGCCAGGTAGGTATCGATGTCGGCGGCATCCCTTGTCCATCGGGCACCGAACTCGCGGACGATCCGTCCCAGAGCCTGCCGATCCACAGACACAGTCATGCCATCAAGTGTCTGCCACGTGTCGACATGAGGGCGCCCGGGACGGCTCCGATTTCTGAGCCTCAGTATTTGCCCATGCGGCGCCGCCGTTCTGCGACCCCGCTCAGGTACGTCTGCCGCTGGGCAGTGAAGTCGTCCGGCTGGGCGAGCCCTTCCAACGTGGTGACCTCGCCGTACCAGAATTGTCTGAAGCGGGTCATGCCCTACGGATGCGGGCTTCGGCCACATTCTTGATGTGGGCCGCCCGCCGCTTGAGTAGCTGTCGCAGATACGGCGCGATCAGCAACCGGGTCACCGCCACTCCCAACGGTCCCATGGGTGCGCTGATACTCAGGCGGTCGGTCATCTTCGTAGCACCGCCGGCGAGGGCCTGGAAGTGGTGCTCGTGACGGAGGGCGCGGAAAGGACCCCGCGTCTGCTCGTCGACAAAGCGGTATGGGCGTTCGTAAGCGGTGATACGGCTGGTCATGCACCAGCGCAAACCGAGATGACGAGCGCGAAAGGTAACCTCGTCCCCGAGGGTGAGGTGGCGCTGGCCTGTGCTGGTTGTGGCCGTCTCCTGGCTGCCCTGCAGGGATGCGGCATGAACGTCTACGTCAAGTTCCAGATCGAACACCACGTTCGGGGCAGCGCCGATGACGGACACGATCTCGATCAGCGTCGCCACGTCGGCAGCCTAGATCAACACCCCGAGCCAGCACAGCCACCGGTCAAGAACCAGGCAAACCGTCCCGGGCGACGATCCACGACGACCAGGGCGAGCGCGTCAGTTCTGGATGGAGAACGTCGCGACGACACCGTTGTGGTCGGACCTGGTGCCACCGACGATGTCGTAGTCGGTCATCCACATGAGCTGATGCTCGGGCAGCCGCTTCCAGAAGTAGACGTAGTCGATGTGCCGGTTGCCGTGCGTTCCGGTGCCCTTCTCGCCGTAGAGGTTGTAGTTGGAGCGCAGGTTCGGCAGCTCGTTGGCCTCGAAGACCTGCCACGGAAACTTCGCGTACCCGTAGCTCCGGTCGGCGCTGAAGTCGACGTTGAGGTCACCGCTCACGATGACCTGGCCCTCGCTCTGCTTGTCGACCGCCAGTTCCTTGAGTCCCTGGAACTGCGCCTCGGCGCACCGGGTGCGCGGCAGGTCCTCCGGCCGTCCGGCGGTCTCGATGCTGGCCACCGCGTGGGCGTTGATGTGTGTCACGTTGCGGCCGCTGGCCCTGTGCCGGTACTTGACCCAGTTGTTGTAGCGCGCGGGCGGCACCTCGCCCGGACCGTTGGTGTCACAAACGAAAACCGAGCCCTGATCGAGCACGTCGAACATGCTCTTCTTGGCGATCAGCGCCTCGCCGGCCTGGTTGGTCCCGCCCGGCGCGGACAACCACCACCCGTTGTCGGCGGCCCAGCTCTTCAGGAAAGCCTTGCGGTTGCCGACCTCGTTGAGACCGACGAGATCCGCCCTGGACGCGATCAGGTTCAGGTCGTGCACAAAGTCGGCCTGACTCAGCCCGTTGTAGATGTTCAGCGTCGCAGCCTTGAAGGCCACGTTCGCCGCAGCCGCCGGAGTGGCCGGCAGCAGGGCCGCCACCAGCGCGACCACGCCCGCGAGAGCGCCCAGGGCGCGGGCCGACCACTGTGTTGTCCTACGCATCGACGTCCCTTCACACGGAACCGCCGTCGGTGGCGGCCAGCGCACGCTAACAATTCTCGTTGACGCGACACCGAACATCCGACGACAAAGAATCGACAAGTTCCCTTGCTCTGCCAAGGCATTCCGAAGTGGATGGATGTCGGGTTCTGGACCCAGCGCTACCGCCCGAATCCCCCTGCCCGGACAGTGCACTCGGGGCCGGAGGGGGTGGGGTAGTTGGGACAGCCGACGGGTGAGTCGGTCATGATCCGAGACTGGTTCAGTGTGCCGCGGGTGTCCGCCGAGAACCGGGCGGCGGTCTTCGGCGCACGTACCCAGGACCCGCGGGTGGAGTTCGTCGCGCTGACCGTGCGGTACTGGGTGGACGCCCACGCCACCCGCTCGATGACCCGCAGCCGGGTGTTGCAGGCGATGACCGGTCGGATCTCCGCCGACAACGTCGGCGATCTGATCGCGATGCTGGCGAGGCTTGGGCTGGCCGAGGCGTTCTTCGACCTGGCGGCCTCCGACGTCGACACGGACGGGGCGTTCCGCGGATTCCTGCTCGGCCTCGACCCCGCGCTGCTCGACGCGATGCGCCACTACGCGGCCTGGAACGGGATCAATCCGAAGCTCTTCCTCGACGGCTTCCTGGTGGGCGTCGGCGAATCCGTCGCGACGGTGGTGGTCGACCTCGGCAAACTCGTGCAGCTGATCGGTCGCCTCCAGCAGGAGCAGATGACCACCCTGATCGTGCTGACGGTGGACCCCCGGGCGGGCCTGCAACGTCTCGCCGAGCAGGCCACCGTCGTCCGCGAGGCGCTGGCTGGCATCGTGGCCGCACTGGACCCGAGCACGGTGCCCGAGCGGCTGCTGGCACTCTGGCGCGGCTGGGCGGCGGAATTCGGCCGGCACCTCGAGGCGCTCGACCCGTTCGCCGCCGGCCGGCTGCTCGGCCGGATCGCCGGCGACCTGTTCCAGCTGCTGACCGGCCTGGTTCAGCTGGTCCGGCTGCTCGGTGGCGTGGCGGTGCGCGCCGCGATCCGGTACGTGCCGCTGCTGATCGTTGGTTCCCGGCAGGCTGCCGCCGAGGTCCGTCTGCTGACCACCCAGATCGCCGCGCTGCTCGTCGCGATCGGTCGTGCGGCGCTGCTGGCCACGCCACAGGTGGGCCTGGCGGTGCTGCGTACCCTGTTCACCCCGAAGGTGCTCGACGCGTTGTTCCGGCAGGGCAGGGCGCTGCTGGTCGACGCCGAGCTGACGCTGACCGTGTTCAACCAGGCGGCGCACGCCGAGGCGTTCGCCGGGGCGGGTGCCGGCGCCCGGCTCAGCGCGCTGATCAGCGTCGACGGCCGGCCGGTCCTGATGGCGTGCATGTCCGAGACGGTGTCGTCGGCCGGTCGCTCGGCCACCCGCGCCGAGCTGAACGAGGCACTCGACGAAATCATCAAGCGCGTCGAGGATCTGCGCGAGCTCAAACCACCCAAGACCCCTCGCGACATCCGGGCCGCCGCCGTGCGGGCCGCCATTGCCCGCCAGCTCGAGCAGCGCCTGACCACCGTGTTCAACCGGGCGTTGCAGACCGCCGCGTACGAGGAGTTCCGCGCGCTGCGCAAGGCTGGGCAGGCGCAGCCCTGGCGGCTCGGCCAACAGGTGCACCGGCGGATGGCCGCCGAGACCGCTCAGTTGGTCGCTCGCTCGCCGGGGTTGCAGCCGTTCGCGGAGAAGTCGCTGGCCACGGTGGTCGAGGCGGTCCGCGCGGCCAACCCGGAGCTGGCTGCGGCCCTGCGCGGCTCCGACGCGTTGCTACGGCAGACGGTCGCCCAACTGCTGCTCGGCCATCCGGACCGGGACCTGCTGCTGCGGCTCGTCGGTTTCACCGGGAGCCCGTCCGCGGCCGGCGCGGAGAAGGCGTTGGCCGCCCACCTCGCCGAGCGTTTCGGGTGGAAGGCGTCCACGACCGTCGGTGAGCTCCGCAGTGACCTGCTACTGGTCGACGCCGAGGCGGCCCGGGTGACCAACGTGGACTGGACGTCGTCGACGAAGCTGGAGCGCTTCGAGAAGACGTGGGGCACGGTCGCCGACGACCTCGGCGAGGCGTTCGATGGTCGCTGGGAGGCGATCGCGGAGGCCTATCAGCGGGCCGCGAAGGGCGGGGTCCCGGCTCAGGTCGTCGCCGGCCTGGAGGAGCTGACCACGCACGCGGTGCGGGAGACGGTCATCCGGCAGGCCGCCCTCAGCCAGTTGTTTCCCGGGTTCTTCGTCACCTCGCACGAGATGACGTACCAGGGCCTGCACTCCCTGTTCAAACTGCCACTTTAGAGGAGCACCGATGGGCACAGTCGTCGTCGCCGACGCGGACCTGGCGACGCTCGGATTCAGCAGCGCGCACTCCGACCGCTACGTCTATTCCAACTACTTCGTGCCGGTTCAGCTCACTTTCGGCGGCGGTGAAACGCCCCTACTGCCGTTCTACGTCAAGCAGGCGCTGATCGAGGCGACCCGGTACGGCGGGATCTCCGCTGATCGACTGCCGCACCTGCTCAAGGAACTCGGCCTGTCGGAGGTGTGGAAGGCCAACGACATGGACGCGGCCGAGGCGGCGCTGCCGGGTGTCGACTCGGGCATGATCAACCGGGAGCCACCGGCCCGGCGTCAGACCGTTCTCGGTGACCAGGAGGCGGAGTTCATCGCCGGCCTGCTCCAGTCCGACGTGGGCATCGCTTTCCTCGACCGGACCCGGATCCGGCCGGTGGGCTTCGCGCTCG encodes:
- a CDS encoding dihydrofolate reductase family protein translates to MLLSVNVFVSLDGIMQGPGAPDEDRSGGFDRGGWLVPHASVHTNEVVEGWFREADAFLFGRTSYGLLGGYWTKVTAPGDLIATKLNTLPKYVVSKTLTDQEADWSPTTVLRTDIVDDVRRLKELPGKELQVHGSWKLVQALHQAGLVDLYRLLQYPVVVGTGKRLFPDGSTFATFAASDGSARELPGGVVSLTLTPTTLGVISAGAYTVERGRSTTVLD
- a CDS encoding serine hydrolase domain-containing protein, producing MTVSVDRQALGRIVREFGARWTRDAADIDTYLAAQVSDTSHREVVGPLLAASGASGVVRVGGREVSAWGDPAVPEMAFSVTKSVVSVVAGLAFDDGLLVPDQPVHQVVDVPEFHGPHNERITWRHLLQQSSQWEGELWGKPTSVDAQSFRERTEVHGTPPGEGWAYNDVRMNLLTYALTLLFRRSLPDVLRERVMVPLGGSDRWSWHGYRTSAVDIDGHRVEVVSGGAHWGGGLVVPARDLALIGQLFLNRGTYAGTRLLSDDWIDQSWAPCPVKREYGYLWWLNDEQVPWPGAPATGRSARGNGGRHLLWVDPARELVLASHWTEEPLDLIREVSRTVTGLSPSPTSP
- a CDS encoding SRPBCC family protein; this translates as MATLIEIVSVIGAAPNVVFDLELDVDVHAASLQGSQETATTSTGQRHLTLGDEVTFRARHLGLRWCMTSRITAYERPYRFVDEQTRGPFRALRHEHHFQALAGGATKMTDRLSISAPMGPLGVAVTRLLIAPYLRQLLKRRAAHIKNVAEARIRRA
- a CDS encoding endonuclease/exonuclease/phosphatase family protein, yielding MRRTTQWSARALGALAGVVALVAALLPATPAAAANVAFKAATLNIYNGLSQADFVHDLNLIASRADLVGLNEVGNRKAFLKSWAADNGWWLSAPGGTNQAGEALIAKKSMFDVLDQGSVFVCDTNGPGEVPPARYNNWVKYRHRASGRNVTHINAHAVASIETAGRPEDLPRTRCAEAQFQGLKELAVDKQSEGQVIVSGDLNVDFSADRSYGYAKFPWQVFEANELPNLRSNYNLYGEKGTGTHGNRHIDYVYFWKRLPEHQLMWMTDYDIVGGTRSDHNGVVATFSIQN